Proteins from a single region of Starkeya sp. ORNL1:
- a CDS encoding autotransporter outer membrane beta-barrel domain-containing protein — protein MLCSALATGLLALTYGPNAALAGCSGPADNLTCDNAAPNPYGPVAGTAGADTIRVIGGSVTTGTGNVEGLAGADNITITPTGGINSGNIVIGGSVLGGDDADTLNIGTVVGTPPAGSTVQVNGDVDGGSGGDTIVVGGNPNVATTIGGNVLGGLGVDNITLNGATVTGNVDGGDDADTINLLSGSAAQALGGAGADSITLNGATITGNIDGGADGDTINLTSGSAAAVLGSGGIDIITLKGATIAGNIDGGTEADTINLTSGSAAAVLGGAGADHITLNGATISGNIDGGTEGDTIDLTSGSAAAVLGGAGVDIITLKGATIAGNIEGGDDGDTINLTSGSAAAVLGEAGADHITLNGATISGNIDGGADVDTIDLLKGSAAQALGGAGADIITLNGATIGSLIDGGTEADNITLTSGTVGTGVAGNGVFGGDGGDTLTFNGNGFVSNATQKILTINGNVDGGAGVDTLNFVPSQQGRVTVTGNVDGGADGDNLTFSPTGSGQVLIGGNVLGGAGNDTLLFSPASTALVDIDGNIDGGDGDDTLTFTGVNGNNFALGGDVRGDGAATGLADAGNDTMNVNGGSNVAFGQILGIDHLNISGHSAVSLTATTYDFRHLTNGVPDGNVTVGGDSALSLAFTGASLTTDHFELQAGTGYYAPLFTGNDAGLLADYGGLLDVSGGGLGSNTTITAQGPSTYLNNGTILLTDGFADDQHTIVGNYFGGATFGGPNGGGGNLLLDTFVYNAASSTDLLTINGNVSGTTTIYVNNLNEGAGTFTGHADGDGIRLVDVNGASPADGFQLAQNQFSGGRELLVGAFSYQLVQSQSGPTAGDEFLQSSLLESVPGYVTASSAAQRHFYAGVDTLYKRIGELKQQDALEGRNADLAMPTKAPAYVPAPAPQFQVWGRGGGADLSYEVNKGWNFDQQTYGFQIGGDYTFDLTDARVSIGAFGGYGWSDADVYGDFGSRSRLKLDGWNAGAYATIRQVGGSAPGVGGYADFVFKYDSLDVDINADRQLENALSITANTNASVWGGSGEVGYGFDVGSGFVIQPQAQLTYANVSQDDYTDSYGLRIRPEDADSLIGRLGIQLQTTIPGINGQSFTPWAVFNVLSEFMGDNDTNVAGTVLTSDIGGTWYNAGLGFNAAITENVALYGSGEYNFGDVEGWAGTGGIKVRW, from the coding sequence ATGCTATGCAGCGCGCTGGCGACAGGGCTTCTGGCCCTCACCTATGGACCGAACGCCGCGCTCGCCGGGTGCAGCGGTCCCGCCGACAACCTGACCTGCGACAACGCTGCTCCGAACCCGTATGGCCCGGTCGCCGGCACGGCAGGGGCCGACACGATCCGCGTCATCGGCGGCTCGGTCACCACCGGTACCGGCAATGTCGAAGGTCTCGCCGGCGCCGACAACATCACCATCACCCCGACCGGCGGCATCAATTCCGGCAATATCGTCATCGGTGGCAGTGTGCTCGGCGGCGATGATGCGGACACGCTCAATATCGGCACCGTGGTCGGCACCCCGCCGGCCGGCAGCACCGTGCAGGTCAATGGCGACGTTGATGGCGGCTCGGGTGGCGACACGATCGTCGTCGGCGGCAACCCCAATGTCGCGACCACCATTGGTGGCAACGTGCTGGGCGGCCTCGGCGTGGACAACATCACGCTGAACGGCGCCACGGTTACCGGCAATGTCGACGGTGGTGACGACGCCGATACGATCAACCTGCTCTCGGGCTCGGCGGCGCAAGCGCTCGGCGGCGCCGGTGCTGACAGCATCACGCTGAACGGCGCCACGATCACCGGCAATATCGACGGCGGCGCGGACGGCGACACCATCAATCTGACGTCCGGTTCGGCCGCGGCGGTACTGGGCAGCGGCGGCATCGACATCATCACGCTGAAGGGCGCGACGATCGCAGGCAATATCGACGGTGGCACCGAGGCCGACACGATCAATCTGACCTCCGGCTCCGCGGCGGCGGTGCTCGGCGGCGCCGGCGCCGACCACATCACGCTGAATGGCGCGACGATCTCGGGCAATATCGACGGCGGCACCGAGGGCGACACGATCGATCTGACCTCCGGTTCGGCCGCGGCCGTGCTGGGCGGTGCCGGCGTGGACATCATCACGCTGAAGGGCGCGACGATCGCCGGCAATATCGAAGGCGGCGACGACGGTGATACGATCAACCTGACGTCCGGCTCCGCGGCGGCGGTGCTCGGCGAAGCCGGCGCCGACCACATCACGCTGAACGGCGCGACGATCTCGGGCAATATCGACGGCGGCGCGGACGTCGACACGATCGATCTGCTCAAGGGCTCGGCGGCGCAAGCGCTCGGCGGTGCCGGCGCCGACATCATCACCCTGAACGGCGCGACCATCGGCTCCCTCATCGACGGCGGTACCGAGGCCGACAACATCACGCTCACCTCCGGCACGGTCGGCACCGGCGTGGCCGGCAATGGCGTGTTCGGCGGCGACGGCGGCGATACGCTGACCTTCAACGGCAATGGTTTCGTCAGTAACGCCACGCAGAAGATCCTCACCATCAATGGCAACGTCGATGGCGGGGCCGGCGTGGACACGCTGAACTTCGTGCCGTCCCAGCAGGGCCGCGTCACCGTGACCGGCAATGTCGATGGCGGAGCTGACGGCGACAACCTGACTTTCTCGCCGACCGGCTCCGGCCAGGTGCTGATCGGCGGCAATGTCCTTGGCGGGGCCGGCAACGACACGCTGCTCTTCAGCCCGGCCTCGACCGCGCTCGTCGACATCGATGGCAATATTGACGGCGGCGACGGTGACGACACGCTCACCTTTACCGGCGTCAACGGCAACAATTTCGCACTCGGCGGCGACGTGCGCGGCGATGGTGCCGCTACCGGCCTTGCCGATGCCGGCAACGACACGATGAACGTGAATGGCGGCTCGAACGTCGCGTTCGGCCAAATTCTCGGCATCGATCACCTGAACATCAGCGGGCATTCGGCGGTCTCGCTGACCGCCACGACCTATGATTTCCGGCACCTGACCAACGGCGTCCCTGATGGCAATGTAACGGTCGGCGGCGACTCGGCACTGTCGCTCGCCTTCACCGGTGCGAGCCTGACGACTGATCATTTCGAGCTGCAGGCAGGCACCGGCTACTATGCACCCCTGTTCACCGGCAATGATGCCGGCCTGCTCGCCGATTATGGTGGCTTGCTGGACGTGTCCGGTGGCGGGCTTGGCAGCAACACCACGATCACGGCGCAGGGCCCCAGCACCTATCTCAATAACGGCACGATCCTGCTGACCGACGGCTTTGCCGACGATCAGCACACCATCGTGGGCAATTATTTCGGCGGTGCCACCTTCGGCGGGCCGAACGGCGGCGGCGGCAACCTGCTGCTCGACACCTTTGTCTATAACGCGGCCTCGTCGACCGACCTGCTGACCATCAACGGCAATGTCAGCGGCACCACGACGATCTACGTCAACAACCTGAATGAAGGGGCAGGCACCTTCACCGGCCATGCCGATGGTGACGGCATCCGCCTGGTGGATGTCAATGGCGCCTCGCCGGCCGACGGCTTCCAGCTGGCGCAGAACCAGTTCTCCGGCGGGCGCGAATTGCTGGTCGGCGCCTTCAGCTATCAGCTGGTGCAGTCGCAGTCCGGCCCGACTGCCGGCGACGAGTTCCTGCAGTCGAGCCTGCTGGAATCCGTGCCGGGCTACGTGACGGCCTCGTCCGCGGCGCAGCGGCATTTCTACGCCGGCGTCGACACGCTCTATAAGCGCATCGGCGAACTGAAGCAGCAGGACGCGCTGGAAGGCCGCAATGCCGACCTCGCCATGCCGACCAAGGCGCCGGCCTACGTGCCGGCCCCCGCGCCGCAATTCCAAGTGTGGGGCCGGGGCGGTGGTGCGGACCTGTCCTATGAGGTCAACAAGGGCTGGAACTTCGACCAGCAGACCTACGGCTTCCAGATCGGCGGTGACTACACCTTCGATCTGACCGACGCCCGGGTCAGCATTGGTGCCTTCGGCGGCTATGGCTGGTCGGATGCCGATGTGTATGGCGACTTCGGCTCGCGCTCGCGCCTGAAGCTCGACGGCTGGAACGCTGGTGCCTATGCCACCATCCGCCAGGTCGGCGGCAGTGCTCCCGGCGTCGGCGGCTATGCGGACTTCGTCTTCAAGTACGACAGCCTCGACGTCGATATCAATGCGGACCGCCAGCTCGAGAACGCGCTCTCGATCACGGCCAACACCAATGCTTCGGTGTGGGGCGGCTCCGGCGAAGTCGGCTATGGCTTCGATGTCGGCAGTGGCTTCGTGATCCAGCCGCAGGCACAGTTGACCTATGCCAATGTGAGCCAGGACGACTACACCGACTCCTACGGCCTGCGCATCCGGCCCGAAGATGCGGACTCGCTGATCGGCCGCCTCGGCATCCAGCTGCAGACGACGATCCCCGGCATCAACGGCCAGAGCTTCACGCCCTGGGCGGTATTCAACGTGCTGTCCGAGTTCATGGGCGACAACGACACCAATGTCGCGGGCACGGTGCTGACCAGCGACATCGGCGGCACCTGGTACAATGCCGGCCTCGGCTTCAACGCCGCAATCACCGAGAACGTCGCGCTCTATGGCAGCGGCGAGTACAATTTCGGTGACGTCGAGGGTTGGGCCGGCACCGGCGGCATCAAGGTCCGCTGGTAA
- a CDS encoding outer membrane protein, with the protein MKSLALGLVSLAALAAPALAADMSYPVKAPPPVIIPAFSWTGFYIGANGGYGGDRFRYPFSAFADQYERECRGECNPQSEVAVAAIPDDYVLENSLDLSGEFKLNSSGFFGGGQIGYNYQFYNNWVIGVETDFQWSGIEGEISGNGNLFLNDDLLGGANFSAGSEVEWFGTIRARLGYAWDRVFLYGTGGAAYGKVKSHGSISVFDDMGELFGDSVSTSDTQWGWTVGAGIEYAITDHWTFKTEYLYVDLGSQTLFDDGTEGYVGNDYLVVGAKVDVETTFHTIKAGINYKW; encoded by the coding sequence ATGAAGTCACTTGCACTCGGTCTGGTTAGTCTCGCGGCGCTGGCAGCTCCGGCGCTCGCGGCGGACATGTCGTATCCGGTGAAGGCGCCGCCGCCGGTAATAATTCCGGCCTTCTCCTGGACCGGCTTCTATATCGGCGCGAACGGCGGCTATGGCGGCGACAGGTTCCGCTATCCGTTCAGCGCTTTCGCGGATCAATATGAGCGTGAGTGTCGGGGCGAATGCAACCCGCAGTCCGAGGTGGCGGTCGCAGCTATTCCGGACGATTACGTACTCGAGAATTCGCTGGATCTCAGTGGAGAATTCAAACTCAATTCCAGCGGTTTCTTCGGGGGTGGCCAGATCGGCTATAATTACCAGTTCTACAATAACTGGGTGATCGGCGTCGAGACGGACTTCCAATGGTCGGGCATCGAGGGCGAGATCAGCGGCAACGGCAATCTCTTCCTCAATGATGATCTGCTTGGCGGCGCCAACTTCAGCGCCGGCTCCGAAGTCGAATGGTTCGGCACCATCCGGGCCCGCCTGGGTTACGCATGGGATCGCGTGTTCCTGTATGGCACCGGCGGCGCGGCCTACGGCAAGGTGAAGTCGCACGGCAGCATCTCCGTTTTCGACGACATGGGAGAGCTGTTCGGCGACTCGGTTTCGACCTCCGACACCCAGTGGGGCTGGACTGTCGGCGCGGGCATCGAATACGCCATCACCGATCACTGGACCTTCAAGACCGAATACCTCTATGTCGATCTCGGCAGCCAGACCTTGTTCGATGACGGAACGGAAGGGTATGTCGGCAACGATTACCTCGTCGTGGGCGCCAAGGTCGACGTCGAGACCACGTTCCACACCATCAAGGCCGGCATTAACTACAAGTGGTAG
- a CDS encoding Gfo/Idh/MocA family oxidoreductase, which produces MRQVEVAVIGTGWCGGIRAETLSRSALVDKLHICEIRPERLEEVRQLTRPATATLDYQDIVSNDAIKVVYISTTPEHTHFPIARDCLRAGKHVLLEKPIALEMWEAGELIEIAKRNWVKFTIGYSQRFNPKIAYARKKITDGTLGRIVSVMVSRHLSRSLGKKIASRVKLSPAAMESTHDLDFVFWMLEPAKPVRVYSQGSYGYMQEINGSYDCMWSTVTMDNGMLVVIGGGWNLPPAYPNYCGTWIEITGTEGALILDDTQRDNWLSTVSEGTRFPMSTMPGEQVDHVFAGQMGPETIHFLESVLRDTPVMVAPEHARMVMETYTAADLSAAINEPVDLPLSNQSIAQINDLKSGVLAAV; this is translated from the coding sequence ATGCGGCAGGTCGAGGTGGCGGTGATTGGCACCGGCTGGTGCGGCGGGATTCGCGCGGAGACGCTGTCGCGCTCGGCGCTGGTCGACAAACTGCACATTTGCGAGATCCGCCCCGAGCGCCTCGAAGAGGTGCGCCAGCTCACCAGGCCGGCGACCGCGACGCTCGACTACCAGGACATCGTCAGCAACGATGCCATCAAGGTGGTCTATATCTCGACCACGCCGGAGCACACCCATTTCCCGATCGCCCGGGACTGCCTGCGCGCCGGCAAGCATGTGCTGCTGGAGAAGCCGATCGCGCTGGAAATGTGGGAGGCGGGCGAACTCATCGAGATCGCGAAGCGCAACTGGGTGAAGTTCACCATCGGCTATTCGCAGCGCTTCAATCCGAAGATCGCCTACGCCAGGAAGAAGATCACCGACGGCACGCTCGGCCGGATCGTCAGCGTCATGGTCAGCCGCCATCTCTCGCGCAGCCTCGGCAAGAAGATCGCCTCGCGGGTGAAGCTGTCCCCCGCGGCGATGGAATCCACCCACGATCTCGACTTCGTGTTCTGGATGCTGGAGCCGGCCAAGCCGGTTCGGGTCTATTCGCAGGGCTCCTATGGCTACATGCAGGAGATCAACGGCTCCTATGACTGCATGTGGTCCACCGTCACCATGGACAATGGCATGCTGGTGGTGATCGGCGGCGGCTGGAACCTGCCGCCGGCCTACCCGAATTATTGCGGCACCTGGATCGAGATCACCGGAACCGAGGGCGCGCTGATCCTCGACGACACCCAGCGCGACAATTGGCTGAGCACGGTGAGCGAGGGCACGCGCTTTCCGATGTCGACCATGCCGGGCGAGCAGGTGGACCATGTGTTTGCCGGCCAGATGGGTCCGGAGACCATCCATTTCCTGGAATCGGTGCTACGCGACACGCCGGTGATGGTGGCGCCCGAGCATGCCCGGATGGTGATGGAGACTTACACCGCGGCGGACCTGTCCGCGGCCATCAACGAGCCGGTCGACCTGCCGCTGTCCAACCAGTCGATCGCGCAGATCAACGACCTGAAGAGCGGCGTGCTGGCGGCGGTTTGA
- a CDS encoding GntR family transcriptional regulator — translation MTAVKSGGAGARTSSGRPASGGQGARYLEIEGVLRHEIETGVHKLGARLPTEHELCARFDVSRFTVRQALSNLRDQGLIEATPGVGTVVIASRKPEGFVQTLSSMEELLQYPSETYRRPLKIDRIKASPELAVLLKGKVGESWVRMKAMRLTRTSSAPISYLDVYVLPEFAGVLDLPNSTGAPVVRQIEEHLGHRAAHAQIEILVGHVTAELAEPLMAQENDPALIIIRRYRGADGAIFLVTYSVHPERRFSLNIEFERR, via the coding sequence ATGACGGCGGTGAAGTCAGGCGGTGCCGGTGCGAGGACTTCCTCTGGACGACCCGCCTCGGGAGGGCAGGGCGCGCGCTATCTGGAGATCGAGGGCGTGCTGCGCCACGAGATCGAGACCGGCGTGCACAAGCTCGGCGCTCGCTTGCCGACTGAACATGAATTATGCGCTCGCTTCGATGTCAGCCGCTTCACCGTGCGCCAGGCGCTCTCCAACCTGCGTGACCAGGGGCTGATCGAGGCGACGCCCGGCGTCGGCACAGTCGTCATCGCCAGCCGCAAACCCGAAGGCTTCGTGCAGACGCTGAGCTCGATGGAAGAGCTGCTGCAATATCCCTCCGAGACCTATCGCCGGCCGCTGAAGATCGATCGCATCAAGGCCTCGCCCGAACTGGCGGTGCTGCTCAAGGGCAAGGTGGGAGAATCCTGGGTTCGGATGAAGGCGATGCGGCTGACGCGCACCTCCAGCGCGCCGATCTCCTATCTCGACGTCTATGTGCTGCCGGAATTCGCCGGCGTGCTGGACTTGCCCAATTCCACCGGAGCGCCGGTGGTGCGGCAGATCGAGGAGCATTTGGGCCATCGCGCCGCGCATGCGCAGATCGAGATCCTGGTCGGCCACGTCACCGCTGAACTGGCGGAGCCGCTGATGGCGCAGGAGAACGATCCGGCGCTCATCATCATCCGGCGTTATCGCGGCGCCGACGGGGCGATCTTCCTCGTCACCTATTCGGTCCATCCGGAGAGGCGGTTCTCGCTGAACATCGAGTTCGAACGGCGCTAG
- a CDS encoding tyrosine-protein phosphatase produces the protein MTFRTGDAPTAVTSETRRAGKVRRLCIYAVRGFLALLLLCGIWMGVQQLIGNFHTVVAGQLYRAARFDASEIAGFQKDYGIRTIINLRGADSSDWYKQQIAQSEALGIAHLDFRLSASKELTQSQVEALIAMMRDAPKPILVHCTGGADRSGIAAALYLGAIAKAGEYAAEWQLSPFYGHIPLPFAPAWAMDETWERIEPWLGFPNS, from the coding sequence ATGACATTTCGCACGGGCGACGCGCCGACAGCCGTCACAAGCGAGACGCGGCGGGCGGGTAAAGTTCGCCGGCTATGTATATATGCCGTGCGCGGCTTCCTGGCGTTGCTTCTGCTGTGCGGGATCTGGATGGGGGTGCAGCAGCTCATCGGCAATTTCCACACCGTGGTAGCGGGCCAGTTGTATCGCGCCGCGCGTTTCGACGCCTCGGAGATTGCGGGCTTCCAGAAAGACTACGGCATCCGCACCATTATCAATCTGCGCGGCGCCGATAGCTCCGACTGGTACAAGCAGCAAATCGCGCAGAGCGAGGCGCTCGGCATTGCCCACCTTGATTTTCGTCTATCGGCGTCGAAGGAACTGACGCAAAGCCAGGTGGAGGCGCTCATCGCCATGATGCGGGACGCGCCGAAGCCGATCCTGGTGCACTGCACCGGCGGCGCCGACCGGTCGGGCATTGCCGCCGCGCTCTATCTCGGCGCCATCGCCAAGGCCGGGGAATATGCTGCGGAATGGCAGCTCTCCCCCTTCTATGGCCACATTCCGCTGCCGTTCGCGCCGGCCTGGGCCATGGACGAGACCTGGGAGCGGATCGAGCCCTGGCTCGGCTTTCCCAACTCCTGA
- a CDS encoding HAMP domain-containing sensor histidine kinase: MLAVAFIVALLIGGGAVYLLIQRELNARVDGNVLDTYGVIKEAYGEGDLTDLVDSVASHVRGTFQDDRVYLLIDREGKPLAGNATIMPPGDGLSTISGRELGLTDEEDDEYRVNIGSVDGLRLMVGASYSETREIGWLILTSLGWAGALFLLLVLATGLLLASRGQRRLDSIAETMRRVGRGELQARIASSGRGDDVDALIRDVNAALDRLASLVEGMRQVSVDIAHDLKTPLNRLAITVESAIEADGAGKPVTELLAQAQEETLRINAIFDALLRIAQIESGARRSRFTSLRLAGVIETLVDIYGEVAKDHGQNLIVVSGDPFPEIIGDRDLLTQMLANLIENAIRHCPQGSRIAIESQVSPLHISVIVADDGPGISDDERGKVFQRLYRTEKSRTSPGNGLGLSLVKAIAELHGGTVSLADNRPGLRVVVTLPLPAFRADTGSNGALSVPG, encoded by the coding sequence GTGCTGGCCGTCGCCTTCATCGTGGCGCTGCTCATCGGGGGCGGTGCGGTCTATCTGTTGATCCAGCGGGAACTCAACGCGCGGGTCGACGGCAACGTGCTCGACACCTACGGCGTCATCAAGGAGGCCTATGGCGAAGGCGATCTCACCGATCTGGTGGATTCGGTGGCGAGCCACGTCCGCGGCACCTTCCAGGACGACCGTGTCTATCTGCTGATCGACCGCGAGGGCAAGCCACTCGCCGGCAACGCGACGATCATGCCGCCGGGAGATGGCCTCTCGACGATCAGCGGCCGGGAGCTGGGCCTCACGGATGAGGAAGACGACGAGTATCGCGTCAATATCGGCTCTGTCGACGGCCTGCGTCTCATGGTCGGCGCCAGCTACAGCGAGACCCGGGAGATCGGCTGGCTGATCCTGACCAGCCTCGGCTGGGCCGGCGCGCTTTTCCTGCTGCTGGTATTGGCGACCGGCCTGCTCCTCGCCAGCCGCGGGCAGCGGCGGCTCGACAGCATCGCCGAGACCATGCGCCGCGTCGGACGCGGCGAATTGCAGGCACGCATCGCCTCAAGCGGGCGAGGCGACGACGTCGATGCACTGATCCGGGATGTAAATGCCGCTTTGGACCGCCTCGCTTCGCTGGTCGAAGGCATGCGTCAAGTGAGCGTGGACATCGCCCATGATCTCAAGACGCCGTTGAACCGCCTTGCTATCACCGTTGAAAGTGCGATCGAGGCCGACGGGGCTGGGAAACCCGTCACCGAGTTGCTGGCGCAGGCGCAGGAGGAAACCTTGCGCATCAATGCGATCTTCGATGCACTGCTACGTATCGCCCAAATCGAATCCGGGGCTCGACGCTCTCGTTTCACCAGCCTCAGGCTGGCTGGGGTGATCGAGACCCTGGTCGATATCTATGGTGAGGTCGCAAAGGACCACGGCCAGAACCTGATCGTCGTCTCCGGCGACCCGTTTCCGGAGATCATCGGCGACAGGGATCTGCTCACACAGATGCTGGCAAACCTCATCGAGAACGCCATCCGCCACTGTCCGCAGGGCTCGCGCATCGCCATCGAGTCGCAGGTGTCGCCGCTGCATATTTCCGTCATCGTCGCCGATGACGGCCCCGGCATCAGCGACGATGAGCGAGGCAAGGTATTTCAGCGGCTCTATCGCACCGAGAAAAGCCGGACCTCGCCGGGGAACGGGCTCGGACTGAGCCTCGTCAAGGCGATTGCCGAGTTGCACGGTGGGACGGTATCCCTCGCCGACAACCGCCCGGGCCTGCGGGTCGTCGTCACCTTGCCCCTGCCGGCATTCCGAGCCGATACCGGCAGCAATGGCGCTCTCTCCGTGCCCGGTTAA
- a CDS encoding response regulator transcription factor, which yields MRILVVEDDKRTSDYMRKGFTERGHVTDTLADGRDALAHASREFYDVLVVDRMLPGLDGLALVKALRASGITTPVLFLTAVGGVDDRVDGLEAGGDDYLVKPFAFSELMARLNALARRPPAQTEKTKLEVFDLELDLVRRHCRRAGHPIDLVPREFALLEFLMRNEGRVVTRTMLLERVWELHFDPQTSVVETHISRLRTKIDKPFDHQLLHTVRNTGYSLHA from the coding sequence ATGCGCATACTGGTGGTGGAAGACGACAAGCGCACCTCTGACTATATGAGGAAAGGCTTCACCGAGCGTGGCCATGTCACGGACACGCTGGCCGACGGGCGCGATGCGCTCGCCCACGCCTCGCGCGAATTCTATGACGTCCTTGTCGTCGACCGGATGCTTCCGGGGCTGGACGGGCTGGCGCTGGTCAAGGCCCTGCGGGCGTCGGGCATCACTACGCCCGTGCTTTTCCTCACCGCTGTCGGTGGTGTCGATGATCGCGTCGATGGGCTCGAAGCCGGTGGCGACGACTATCTGGTCAAGCCCTTCGCGTTCTCCGAACTGATGGCACGATTGAACGCCCTCGCCCGTCGTCCGCCGGCGCAGACCGAAAAAACCAAACTCGAAGTCTTCGACCTCGAGCTCGATCTGGTGCGGCGACATTGCCGGCGCGCCGGCCACCCGATCGATCTGGTGCCGCGCGAGTTCGCGCTGCTCGAATTCCTGATGCGCAATGAGGGACGCGTCGTCACCCGCACCATGCTGCTGGAGCGGGTCTGGGAATTGCATTTCGATCCGCAGACCAGTGTCGTCGAGACTCACATCAGCCGCTTGCGCACCAAGATCGACAAGCCGTTCGACCACCAATTGCTGCATACGGTCCGGAACACGGGCTACAGCCTGCATGCTTGA
- a CDS encoding MurR/RpiR family transcriptional regulator: MTETASRAPLATFDVQVRQALESLPPAEQRMARFFIDQKQAVLLNSAAEIAQLAGTSDATVVRTARSLGFDGLSALREVLLADLTGAPSPGKRLARTLEQTGEGAAGALRHVIELHEGVLEVLKRPEIAASFARAVAILAGAKRRHVFGIGPSGAMADYASLQFNRIGLPTCALSASGVALADRLLWLGKDDAVLMLAYAPLYREVEIVLDQAREYGAPVVLISDNLGPLVADKVAEVLPVPRGKADHLAMHGGTMVLIEALIIGLAGSASQTAFDSLDRLSVLRGSIDKAWVKRGTKKTRSK; the protein is encoded by the coding sequence ATGACGGAAACCGCATCCAGGGCGCCGCTGGCGACATTCGACGTGCAGGTTCGGCAGGCGCTCGAAAGCCTGCCACCGGCCGAGCAGCGCATGGCGCGGTTCTTCATCGACCAGAAGCAGGCAGTGCTGCTGAACTCGGCCGCCGAGATCGCCCAACTGGCCGGCACCAGCGATGCGACCGTAGTGCGCACCGCCCGCTCGCTTGGGTTCGACGGGCTCTCGGCACTGCGCGAAGTGCTGCTCGCCGACCTGACCGGCGCGCCTTCGCCCGGCAAACGCCTAGCGCGGACGCTGGAGCAGACCGGCGAGGGCGCCGCCGGTGCGCTGCGGCACGTCATCGAGCTCCATGAGGGCGTGCTCGAGGTGCTCAAGCGTCCGGAGATCGCGGCAAGCTTCGCCCGTGCCGTCGCCATCCTGGCCGGCGCCAAGCGCCGCCACGTATTCGGCATCGGCCCGTCCGGCGCCATGGCCGACTATGCCAGCCTCCAGTTCAACCGGATCGGCCTGCCGACCTGCGCGCTTTCCGCCTCCGGGGTCGCCCTGGCCGATCGTCTGCTGTGGCTCGGCAAGGACGATGCGGTGCTGATGCTGGCCTATGCGCCGCTCTATCGCGAGGTCGAGATCGTGCTCGACCAGGCCCGAGAATACGGCGCGCCGGTGGTCCTCATCAGCGACAACCTCGGCCCGCTGGTCGCCGACAAGGTCGCCGAGGTGCTCCCGGTGCCGCGCGGCAAGGCCGATCACCTCGCCATGCATGGCGGCACCATGGTGCTGATCGAGGCGCTGATCATCGGCCTAGCGGGCAGTGCCAGCCAGACCGCCTTCGACAGTCTCGACCGGCTGAGCGTGCTGCGCGGTTCGATCGACAAGGCCTGGGTCAAGCGCGGAACGAAGAAGACGCGCTCGAAATAG